One stretch of Streptomyces sp. NBC_01142 DNA includes these proteins:
- a CDS encoding lysine N(6)-hydroxylase/L-ornithine N(5)-oxygenase family protein, which produces MTGMPATELDQPHDLVGVGIGPFNLSLAALADGIHGGLATAFYEQRPAFNWHPGLLIEGSTLQVPFLADLVTLADPASPWTFLNYLRYRDRLFPFYFAERFHIQRAEYDAYCRWVSDNLSGLYFGHQIDAVRWNTERSLFEVDFTQLDAEGEAEALGRTYTRHIALGVGTEPYVPEPLRPLVDAPAAPVFHSADYLANRDRLLAAEHITVIGSGQSGAEVFLDLLRARPAGAEKIHWMARTEAFAPMEYSKLGLEHFTPDYTRYFHALPEPTRDALVPRQWQLHKGIDADTIAAIHDELYRRTLHGGWPDAVLTPGVCVRTAGRVATTMVELHLEHIQQATRSRLTTNAVVLATGYRERPLDRVLAGLEPYVLRDASGRPRIDDRFRLVLDRSVTGSVYVQNAERHTHGVGAPDLGLAAWRSASILNSLTGKEPYPLPQRTAFTSFGLERREAPRIPGQAPELTPLAQGI; this is translated from the coding sequence ATGACCGGCATGCCCGCAACCGAACTCGACCAGCCTCATGACCTCGTGGGCGTCGGCATCGGCCCGTTCAATCTCTCCCTCGCCGCGCTCGCCGACGGGATCCACGGTGGTCTCGCCACCGCCTTCTACGAGCAGCGGCCCGCCTTCAACTGGCACCCCGGCCTGCTGATCGAGGGCTCCACGCTCCAAGTCCCGTTCCTGGCGGACCTGGTGACGCTGGCCGACCCGGCCAGCCCCTGGACGTTCCTCAACTACCTGCGCTACCGGGACCGGCTCTTCCCCTTCTACTTCGCCGAGCGGTTCCACATCCAGCGCGCCGAATACGACGCCTACTGCCGCTGGGTCAGCGACAACCTCTCCGGCCTCTACTTCGGCCACCAGATCGACGCCGTCCGCTGGAACACCGAACGGTCCCTCTTCGAGGTCGACTTCACCCAGCTCGACGCGGAGGGCGAGGCGGAGGCGCTGGGCCGCACATACACACGGCACATCGCGCTCGGGGTGGGCACCGAGCCGTACGTCCCCGAGCCGCTGCGGCCGCTCGTCGACGCACCCGCTGCCCCCGTCTTCCACTCCGCGGACTATCTGGCGAACCGCGACCGGCTGCTGGCCGCCGAGCACATCACGGTCATCGGCTCGGGACAGTCGGGCGCCGAGGTCTTCCTCGACCTGCTGCGGGCCCGCCCGGCGGGCGCCGAGAAGATCCACTGGATGGCGCGTACGGAGGCGTTCGCGCCGATGGAGTACTCCAAGCTCGGCCTGGAGCACTTCACCCCCGACTACACCCGTTACTTCCACGCCCTGCCCGAGCCGACGCGTGACGCGCTGGTCCCGCGCCAGTGGCAGCTCCACAAGGGCATCGACGCGGACACCATCGCCGCGATCCACGACGAGCTCTACCGCCGCACGCTGCACGGCGGCTGGCCCGACGCCGTCCTGACCCCCGGAGTCTGCGTGCGTACCGCGGGCCGGGTCGCCACCACCATGGTGGAGCTGCACCTCGAGCACATCCAGCAGGCCACCCGCTCCCGCCTCACCACCAACGCCGTGGTCCTGGCGACCGGCTACCGGGAGCGGCCGCTCGACCGGGTGCTGGCCGGCCTCGAACCGTATGTGCTGAGGGACGCGTCCGGACGCCCGCGTATCGACGACCGGTTCCGGCTCGTCCTCGACCGCTCGGTGACCGGCTCGGTATACGTACAGAACGCCGAACGGCACACGCACGGCGTCGGCGCGCCCGACCTCGGTCTCGCCGCCTGGCGAAGCGCCAGCATCCTCAACTCCCTCACCGGCAAGGAGCCCTACCCGCTGCCGCAGCGCACCGCCTTCACCAGCTTCGGACTGGAACGGCGCGAGGCGCCCAGAATCCCCGGACAGGCACCGGAGCTCACGCCCCTGGCACAGGGAATCTGA
- a CDS encoding bifunctional UDP-sugar hydrolase/5'-nucleotidase, translated as MPLNRRTFLERSAAAGAGVAIAGAAAAPATAQERGHGQGRPPKRYSFTVMGTTDLHGNVFNWDYFTDREFDDKAHNDVGLAKISTLVEKIRKDKGRRNTLLIDAGDTIQGTQLSYYYAKVDPITAKRGPVHPMAQAMNAIGYDAAALGNHEFNYGIPVLRKFEEQCDFPLLGANALDAKTLRPAFAPYSVHRLRTPCGRDVKVAVLGLTNPGIAIWDKANVQGKMVFPGLEEQAAKWVPKLRSMGADVVIVSAHSGSSGTSSYGDQLPYIENAAGLVAEQVPGIDAILVGHAHTEIAEYFVTNKETGKQVVLSEPLKWGQRLTLFDFDLVWSKGRWTVEKAGAQVLNSNTVAEDQKITRLLGDEHKKVVAYVNQVIGTSTAAMSTAAAPWQDEPIIDLINHVQAETVKAALAGGQYAALPVLSQASCFSRTAAIPSGRVTIKDAAGLYPFENTLEARLVTGAQLAAYLEFSAKYYVQTPAGGPVDTSKLTNADNIPDYNYDAISGLTYEIDIARPAGSRIVKLSFDGKPVDPAAQFVLAVNNYRASGGGNFPHIAAAQQLWANSEEIRNTIIGWVQKKGTVDPAEFASVGWKLTRDGTPVF; from the coding sequence ATGCCGCTGAACCGTAGGACGTTCCTGGAGCGGTCGGCCGCCGCCGGGGCCGGTGTGGCCATCGCCGGAGCCGCCGCAGCGCCCGCCACGGCACAGGAGCGCGGCCACGGCCAGGGACGCCCGCCGAAGCGGTACTCCTTCACCGTCATGGGGACCACCGATCTGCACGGCAATGTCTTCAACTGGGACTACTTCACGGACAGGGAGTTCGACGACAAGGCCCACAACGACGTGGGCCTCGCGAAGATCTCGACGCTCGTGGAGAAGATCCGCAAGGACAAGGGCCGGCGCAACACGCTGCTCATCGACGCCGGCGACACCATCCAGGGCACCCAGTTGTCGTACTACTACGCCAAGGTCGACCCGATCACGGCGAAGCGCGGCCCCGTGCACCCCATGGCCCAGGCCATGAACGCCATCGGCTACGACGCGGCGGCGCTCGGCAACCACGAGTTCAACTACGGCATACCGGTCCTGCGGAAGTTCGAGGAGCAGTGCGACTTCCCGCTGCTCGGCGCCAATGCCCTGGACGCCAAGACGCTCCGTCCGGCCTTCGCGCCGTACAGCGTCCACCGGCTGCGCACGCCCTGCGGCCGCGATGTGAAGGTCGCCGTCCTCGGTCTGACCAACCCCGGCATCGCCATCTGGGACAAGGCCAATGTGCAGGGCAAGATGGTCTTCCCGGGGCTGGAGGAGCAGGCCGCGAAGTGGGTGCCGAAGCTGCGCTCCATGGGTGCGGACGTGGTCATCGTCTCCGCGCACTCGGGCTCCAGCGGCACCTCTTCGTACGGCGACCAGCTCCCGTACATCGAGAACGCCGCGGGTCTCGTCGCCGAGCAGGTGCCCGGCATCGACGCGATCCTCGTCGGGCACGCGCACACCGAGATCGCCGAGTACTTCGTCACCAACAAGGAGACCGGCAAGCAGGTCGTGCTCTCCGAGCCGCTGAAGTGGGGCCAGCGGCTCACCCTCTTCGACTTCGACCTGGTGTGGAGCAAGGGCCGCTGGACGGTCGAGAAGGCCGGGGCGCAGGTCCTCAACTCCAACACGGTCGCCGAGGACCAGAAGATCACCCGGCTGCTCGGCGACGAGCACAAGAAGGTCGTCGCGTACGTCAACCAGGTCATCGGCACCTCCACCGCCGCCATGTCCACGGCCGCGGCGCCGTGGCAGGACGAGCCGATCATCGATCTGATCAACCATGTCCAGGCCGAGACGGTGAAGGCGGCGCTGGCCGGCGGTCAGTACGCGGCGCTGCCCGTGCTCTCGCAGGCCTCCTGCTTCTCGCGCACCGCGGCGATCCCCTCCGGCCGGGTGACCATCAAGGACGCGGCCGGGCTCTACCCGTTCGAGAACACCCTGGAGGCGCGTCTGGTGACCGGCGCGCAGCTCGCGGCGTATCTGGAGTTCTCGGCGAAGTACTACGTGCAGACTCCGGCCGGCGGGCCCGTCGACACGTCGAAGCTGACCAACGCCGACAACATCCCGGACTACAACTACGACGCGATCTCGGGTCTGACGTACGAGATCGACATCGCCAGGCCGGCCGGTTCACGGATCGTGAAGCTGTCCTTCGACGGCAAGCCGGTCGACCCGGCCGCGCAGTTCGTGCTGGCCGTCAACAACTACCGGGCGAGCGGCGGCGGGAACTTCCCGCACATCGCCGCGGCCCAGCAGCTGTGGGCGAACTCGGAGGAGATCCGGAACACGATCATCGGCTGGGTGCAGAAGAAGGGCACCGTCGATCCGGCGGAGTTCGCGTCCGTGGGCTGGAAGCTGACCCGGGACGGCACGCCCGTCTTCTAG
- a CDS encoding branched-chain amino acid ABC transporter permease: MATTTIDTTAKDTTAPARGPIALPQGAARALIVGGSVLTIASTFLAWTWTSAFPGDLTVYGYPAGLQMLTIVAAAVSLLFGLNLWNVRGLGWVNPARATAPVFLGALSAFAVVWFTMIAIAVDLGGLANLEPGGYVAAVASLLPVIGALALPHPGDSWKAYFKKPDGIPAPAGTLAPWAQRLIITVVTAIGLVAFTYGLGVDDEESETFIGFLLLVVLTCWALFSAGLIERFSHLNALHRGFATSMIFIAAAIFPFTQSDDATANLGVSILIFGTVALGLNIVVGLTGLLDLGYVAFLGVGAYAAALVSGSEFSRFSGVQFPFWAAALTGMAASLVFGVLIGAPTLRLRGDYLAIVTLGFGEIFRIAINNLDGTSGPDITNGPDGIAQIPDLEIFGFNFGAAHQVAGFTLGRFANYFFLMLLITALVVLVFTRAANSRIGRSWIAIREDETAATAMGINGFRVKLIAFALGASLAGLAGTVSAHVTYSVVPNPYMFAGAAPPNSAFLLAAVVLGGMGTVSGPILGATLLYLLPEKLGFLKEYELFAFGVALVLLMRFRPEGVIANRRRQLEFHETGQLDVPEQGLTENTVGVTKSGA; the protein is encoded by the coding sequence ATGGCAACCACCACCATCGACACCACTGCCAAGGACACCACCGCCCCCGCACGCGGCCCCATCGCCCTGCCGCAGGGCGCAGCCCGTGCCCTCATCGTCGGCGGCTCCGTCCTCACCATCGCCAGCACGTTCCTGGCGTGGACCTGGACCTCCGCCTTCCCCGGTGATCTGACGGTCTACGGCTACCCGGCCGGCCTGCAGATGCTCACCATCGTCGCCGCGGCCGTCAGCCTGCTCTTCGGGCTGAACCTGTGGAACGTACGCGGACTGGGTTGGGTCAACCCCGCCCGCGCCACCGCTCCGGTCTTCCTCGGCGCCCTGTCGGCGTTCGCGGTCGTCTGGTTCACGATGATCGCCATCGCGGTCGACCTCGGCGGTCTCGCCAACCTCGAGCCCGGCGGCTATGTCGCCGCGGTCGCCTCCCTGCTGCCGGTCATCGGCGCACTGGCGCTCCCCCACCCCGGGGACTCGTGGAAGGCGTACTTCAAGAAGCCCGACGGCATACCGGCCCCCGCCGGCACGCTCGCCCCCTGGGCCCAGCGGCTGATCATCACCGTGGTCACGGCCATCGGGCTCGTCGCCTTCACCTACGGACTCGGTGTCGACGACGAGGAGAGCGAGACCTTCATCGGCTTCCTGCTCCTGGTGGTCCTGACCTGCTGGGCGCTGTTCAGCGCGGGGCTCATCGAGCGCTTCTCCCATCTCAACGCCCTGCACCGGGGCTTCGCCACCTCGATGATCTTCATCGCCGCGGCGATCTTCCCCTTCACCCAGAGCGATGACGCCACCGCCAACCTCGGCGTCAGCATCCTCATCTTCGGAACGGTCGCCCTCGGTCTCAACATCGTCGTCGGCCTCACCGGTCTCCTCGACCTCGGTTACGTCGCCTTCCTCGGTGTGGGCGCCTATGCCGCTGCCCTGGTCTCCGGCTCCGAGTTCTCCCGGTTCTCCGGCGTCCAGTTCCCCTTCTGGGCGGCCGCGCTGACCGGTATGGCGGCATCGCTGGTCTTCGGCGTACTGATCGGCGCCCCGACCCTGCGACTGCGCGGCGACTACCTCGCCATCGTGACGCTCGGCTTCGGTGAGATCTTCCGTATCGCCATCAACAACCTGGACGGCACCTCGGGACCGGACATCACCAACGGCCCCGACGGCATCGCCCAGATCCCCGACCTGGAGATCTTCGGCTTCAACTTCGGGGCCGCGCACCAAGTCGCGGGCTTCACGCTCGGCCGGTTCGCGAACTACTTCTTCCTGATGCTGCTGATCACGGCGCTCGTGGTGCTGGTCTTCACCCGCGCCGCCAACTCCCGTATCGGCCGCTCCTGGATCGCGATCCGCGAGGACGAGACCGCCGCCACCGCCATGGGCATCAACGGCTTCCGCGTCAAGCTGATCGCCTTCGCGCTCGGCGCCTCGCTGGCCGGCCTCGCGGGCACGGTCAGCGCCCACGTCACCTATAGCGTGGTGCCCAACCCGTACATGTTCGCCGGAGCCGCTCCGCCCAACTCCGCCTTCCTCCTGGCTGCCGTCGTCCTCGGCGGCATGGGCACCGTCAGCGGCCCGATCCTCGGCGCCACGCTGCTCTATCTGCTCCCGGAGAAGCTCGGCTTCCTCAAGGAGTACGAGCTCTTCGCCTTCGGTGTCGCGCTCGTCCTGCTGATGCGCTTCCGTCCCGAGGGCGTCATCGCCAACCGGCGCCGGCAGCTGGAATTCCATGAGACCGGGCAGCTCGACGTACCGGAACAAGGCCTGACGGAGAACACCGTCGGCGTCACCAAGTCAGGGGCGTGA
- a CDS encoding ABC transporter ATP-binding protein, whose amino-acid sequence MTTATATTVLQASGVTMRFGGLTAVRSVDLTVNSGEIVGLIGPNGAGKTTFFNCLTGLYVPTEGKVSYKGTVLPPRPHLVTKAGIARTFQNIRLFANMTVLENVLVGRHTRTKEGLWSALLRGPGFKKAEAASRERAMELLEFIGLEHKADHLARNLPYGEQRKLEIARAMASDPGLLLLDEPTAGMNPQETRATEELVFAIRDKGIAVLVIEHDMRFIFNLCDRVACLVQGEKLVEGTADVVQGDERVVAAYLGTPFEGAPGAEEVAEVEAAEAEAAAEANAAAETAEATAAEAAEAADAPDAPEAAEAAEAESTTDSTSTTDSTSKTGRTSTTGSEGDAS is encoded by the coding sequence ATGACCACGGCCACGGCCACCACCGTCCTGCAGGCGTCCGGCGTCACCATGCGCTTCGGCGGCCTCACCGCCGTACGCTCCGTCGACCTCACCGTCAACAGCGGAGAGATCGTCGGCCTCATCGGGCCGAACGGCGCCGGCAAGACCACCTTCTTCAACTGCCTCACCGGCCTGTACGTCCCCACCGAGGGCAAGGTCAGCTACAAGGGCACCGTCCTGCCGCCCAGGCCCCACCTGGTCACCAAGGCAGGCATCGCCCGTACCTTCCAGAACATCAGGCTCTTCGCCAACATGACCGTCCTGGAGAACGTCCTCGTCGGACGCCACACCAGGACCAAGGAAGGTCTCTGGTCGGCGCTGCTGCGCGGCCCCGGCTTCAAGAAGGCCGAAGCCGCTTCGCGCGAACGCGCCATGGAGCTCCTGGAGTTCATCGGCCTGGAGCACAAGGCCGACCATCTCGCGCGCAACCTCCCCTACGGCGAACAGCGCAAGCTGGAGATCGCCCGGGCGATGGCGAGCGACCCCGGCCTGCTGCTCCTGGACGAGCCGACGGCCGGTATGAACCCTCAGGAGACACGGGCGACCGAGGAACTCGTCTTCGCCATCCGCGACAAGGGCATCGCCGTTCTCGTCATCGAGCACGACATGCGCTTCATCTTCAACCTCTGCGACCGCGTGGCCTGTCTGGTCCAGGGCGAGAAGCTCGTCGAGGGCACGGCCGACGTCGTCCAGGGTGACGAGCGCGTGGTCGCCGCCTACCTCGGAACGCCGTTCGAGGGCGCGCCGGGCGCGGAGGAGGTCGCCGAGGTGGAGGCCGCCGAGGCGGAAGCGGCTGCCGAGGCGAACGCCGCTGCCGAAACCGCCGAGGCAACCGCAGCCGAAGCGGCGGAAGCCGCGGATGCCCCGGATGCCCCCGAGGCTGCCGAGGCTGCCGAGGCGGAGAGCACCACAGACTCCACCAGCACCACCGACTCCACCAGCAAGACCGGCAGGACCAGCACCACCGGTTCGGAAGGGGACGCGTCATGA
- a CDS encoding ANTAR domain-containing response regulator, producing MTAPESPQPVADDDKSHVPPLTTRVVIAEDEALIRLDLKEMLEEEGYAVVGEAGDGQRAVELAREHRPDLVILDVKMPVLDGISAAEKIAEESIAPVLMLTAFSQRDLVERARDAGAMAYLVKPFSKSDVVPAIEMAVSRFTELKALEQEVADLSQRLETRKLVDRAKSILQTQYGLTEPAAFRWIQKTSMDRRLSMQQVAEAVIEDAEEKKNAKGE from the coding sequence GTGACCGCCCCCGAGTCGCCCCAGCCCGTCGCCGATGACGACAAGTCGCACGTCCCGCCGCTGACGACCCGCGTCGTCATCGCCGAGGACGAGGCCCTCATCCGGCTCGACCTCAAAGAGATGCTCGAGGAAGAGGGATACGCGGTAGTCGGCGAGGCAGGTGACGGCCAGCGGGCCGTCGAGCTCGCCCGTGAGCACCGCCCCGATCTGGTCATCCTCGATGTGAAGATGCCCGTCCTCGACGGAATCTCCGCGGCCGAGAAGATCGCCGAGGAGTCCATCGCGCCCGTCCTGATGCTCACCGCGTTCTCGCAGCGCGACCTGGTCGAGCGGGCCCGGGACGCCGGAGCCATGGCGTACCTGGTGAAGCCGTTCAGCAAGAGCGACGTGGTGCCGGCCATCGAGATGGCCGTGTCCCGCTTCACCGAGCTCAAGGCGCTGGAGCAGGAGGTCGCGGACCTCTCGCAGCGACTGGAGACGCGCAAGCTGGTCGACCGGGCGAAGAGCATTCTGCAGACGCAGTACGGGCTCACCGAGCCGGCCGCGTTCCGCTGGATCCAGAAGACCTCGATGGACCGGCGGCTGTCGATGCAGCAGGTCGCGGAGGCGGTCATCGAGGACGCCGAGGAGAAGAAGAACGCGAAGGGCGAGTAG
- the pyk gene encoding pyruvate kinase: protein MRRAKIVCTLGPATDTYDQIKALVEAGMDIARFNLSHGTYAEHEERYHRVRKASDETGRSVGILADLQGPKIRLGRFREGPVLLERGDEFTITVEETEGDRHTCGTTYRGLASDVTTGERILVDDGKVALEVTAVDGPRVHTTVVEGGMVSDHKGLNLPGVAVSVPALSEKDIEDLRWALRTGADIIALSFVRSGRDIEDVLHIMKEEGRRLPVIAKVEKPQAVENIDDIVAAFDGIMVARGDLGVEMPLEQVPIVQKRAIKLAKRNAKPVIVATQMLDSMIDNSRPTRAEASDVANAVMDGTDAVMLSGETSVGKYPVETVRTMSRIVEAAEEDVLAKGLPPLTERNKPRTQGGAVARAAAEMGDFLGAKFLVAFTQSGDTVKRLSRYRSPIPLLAFTPDAATRSQLNLTWGVETFLGPQVGSTDAMVAQVDEELLKIGRCKKGDIVVITAGSPPGVAGSTNLVRVHHIGEEETTR, encoded by the coding sequence ATGCGCCGAGCAAAGATCGTCTGTACCCTGGGGCCCGCCACCGACACATACGACCAGATCAAGGCACTGGTCGAAGCCGGAATGGACATCGCCCGCTTCAACCTCAGCCACGGCACCTATGCCGAGCACGAGGAGCGCTACCACCGTGTACGCAAGGCTTCCGACGAGACCGGCCGCAGTGTCGGCATCCTCGCCGACCTTCAAGGTCCGAAGATTCGCCTCGGACGCTTTCGCGAAGGCCCCGTACTGCTTGAACGCGGTGATGAATTCACCATCACGGTCGAAGAGACCGAAGGCGACCGTCATACCTGCGGGACCACTTACCGGGGCCTTGCCTCCGATGTGACCACCGGCGAGCGCATTCTGGTCGACGACGGCAAGGTCGCCCTCGAAGTCACCGCGGTCGACGGCCCCCGCGTGCACACCACGGTCGTCGAAGGCGGCATGGTCTCCGACCACAAGGGGCTGAACCTGCCCGGCGTGGCCGTGTCCGTCCCCGCCCTCTCCGAGAAGGACATCGAAGACCTCCGCTGGGCCCTGCGTACCGGCGCCGACATCATCGCGCTCTCCTTCGTACGCAGCGGACGCGACATCGAGGACGTCCTGCACATCATGAAGGAGGAGGGCCGCCGCCTCCCCGTCATCGCCAAGGTCGAAAAGCCCCAGGCCGTCGAGAACATCGACGACATCGTGGCCGCCTTCGACGGGATCATGGTCGCCCGCGGCGACCTGGGCGTCGAAATGCCCCTCGAGCAGGTGCCGATCGTCCAGAAGCGGGCGATCAAACTCGCCAAGCGCAACGCCAAGCCGGTCATCGTCGCCACGCAGATGCTCGACTCGATGATCGACAACTCCCGTCCCACACGCGCCGAGGCCTCCGACGTCGCCAACGCCGTCATGGACGGCACCGACGCCGTGATGCTCTCCGGCGAGACGAGTGTCGGCAAGTACCCCGTCGAGACGGTGCGGACGATGAGCCGCATCGTCGAGGCGGCCGAGGAGGATGTCCTGGCCAAGGGCCTGCCGCCGCTGACCGAGCGCAACAAGCCCCGCACGCAGGGCGGCGCGGTGGCGCGGGCGGCGGCGGAGATGGGCGATTTCCTCGGCGCCAAGTTCCTCGTCGCCTTCACCCAGTCCGGCGACACCGTCAAGCGGCTGTCCCGCTACCGCTCGCCGATCCCGCTGCTGGCCTTCACCCCGGACGCGGCCACCCGCTCCCAGCTCAACCTCACCTGGGGCGTGGAGACCTTCCTCGGCCCGCAGGTCGGTTCGACCGATGCCATGGTCGCGCAGGTCGACGAGGAACTGCTGAAGATCGGCCGCTGCAAGAAGGGCGACATCGTGGTCATCACGGCCGGCTCCCCGCCCGGGGTTGCCGGCTCGACCAACCTCGTCCGGGTTCACCACATCGGTGAGGAAGAAACCACCCGGTAA
- a CDS encoding ABC transporter ATP-binding protein gives MTALLEVEDLKVAYGKIEAVKGISFSVEAGQVVTLIGTNGAGKTTTLRTLSGLLKPSGGRITFDGKPLSGIPAHKIVSLGLAHSPEGRHIFPRLTIAENLQLGAFLRTDKAGIEKDIQRAYDLFPILGERRKQAAGTLSGGEQQMLAMGRALMSQPKLLMLDEPSMGLSPIMMQKILETIVELKSQGTTILLVEQNAQAALSLADEAHVMEVGTIKLSGPGHELLHDESVRKTYLGED, from the coding sequence ATGACCGCCCTCCTCGAGGTCGAGGACCTCAAGGTCGCCTACGGCAAGATCGAGGCCGTCAAGGGCATCTCCTTCAGCGTCGAGGCCGGCCAGGTCGTCACCCTCATCGGCACCAACGGTGCGGGCAAGACCACCACCCTGCGGACGCTGTCCGGGCTCCTCAAGCCGTCCGGCGGCAGGATCACCTTCGACGGCAAACCGCTGAGCGGAATCCCGGCCCACAAGATCGTGTCACTGGGTCTGGCCCACTCCCCCGAAGGCCGGCACATCTTCCCGCGCCTCACGATCGCCGAGAACCTCCAGCTCGGAGCGTTCCTGCGGACGGACAAGGCGGGTATCGAGAAGGACATCCAGCGCGCCTACGACCTCTTCCCCATTCTGGGAGAGCGCCGTAAGCAGGCCGCGGGCACCCTCTCGGGCGGCGAGCAGCAGATGCTGGCGATGGGACGCGCGCTCATGTCCCAGCCCAAGCTCCTGATGCTCGACGAGCCGTCGATGGGCCTCTCCCCGATCATGATGCAGAAGATCCTGGAGACCATCGTCGAGCTCAAGTCGCAGGGCACCACCATTCTGCTCGTCGAGCAGAACGCCCAGGCGGCCCTCTCCCTCGCGGACGAGGCGCACGTCATGGAGGTCGGCACCATCAAGCTCTCGGGCCCCGGCCACGAGCTGCTCCACGACGAGTCCGTCCGCAAGACGTACCTCGGCGAGGACTGA
- a CDS encoding TetR/AcrR family transcriptional regulator, with product MSAQPLREQKKKQTRQAISDAATGLFIERGFDRVTIADVAAAAGVAKMTVTNYFPRKEDLVLDLSEAFVSGPARVVAARPAGVSPLEALRDDYLAAVRKQDPVIGFSGEPFARMIVDSPVLLARLREFHEQREAALAEQLGAEAGARAGTGGAWGDPQAPKDAEDPEGITCRAVAAQLGAALRVLFGCLLERTLTGGSNAEIAAPHEAEARRVFELLEPSLARCCPVDRA from the coding sequence ATGAGCGCACAACCCCTGCGGGAGCAGAAGAAGAAGCAGACCCGGCAGGCGATCTCGGACGCGGCGACAGGGCTGTTCATCGAGCGCGGCTTCGACCGGGTGACGATCGCGGACGTCGCGGCGGCCGCTGGCGTGGCGAAGATGACGGTCACCAACTACTTCCCGCGCAAGGAAGATCTCGTACTGGATCTGAGCGAGGCGTTCGTCTCCGGTCCCGCCCGGGTGGTGGCCGCACGGCCGGCCGGGGTCTCGCCACTGGAAGCGCTGCGGGACGACTATCTGGCTGCGGTGCGGAAGCAGGACCCGGTGATCGGCTTCTCCGGGGAGCCGTTCGCGCGGATGATCGTGGACAGCCCGGTGCTGCTGGCACGGCTGCGGGAGTTCCACGAGCAACGGGAGGCCGCGCTGGCCGAGCAGCTGGGCGCGGAGGCGGGCGCGCGGGCCGGCACGGGCGGAGCATGGGGGGATCCACAGGCCCCAAAGGACGCAGAGGACCCGGAGGGCATCACATGCCGGGCGGTGGCGGCCCAGTTGGGAGCCGCGCTGCGCGTGCTCTTCGGGTGTCTGCTGGAGCGGACGCTCACCGGCGGGAGCAATGCGGAGATCGCCGCGCCCCATGAGGCCGAGGCGCGGCGGGTCTTCGAGCTGCTGGAGCCCTCGCTCGCAAGGTGCTGTCCGGTCGATCGGGCCTGA
- a CDS encoding SIMPL domain-containing protein, protein MTTDASATPAPYGTPETPRVAVRGEARLEFDPEIARIGVAVSARGTDRRSALEDLTRRNSAVLDLIKSYGDSVEKLETGAFSISPELTRHGRGERIRAYHGRVHITAELGDFTALGELTTRLADLELTRVDGPWWALRPDSPAHGEARRQAVKEAVQRAREYAEALGAQLAALVELADLGAENAVAYDGPPALGGMRMAAYGAEAAEMAPALDLEPQRQTVYAQVNARFTMTPPQL, encoded by the coding sequence GTGACCACCGACGCATCCGCCACCCCCGCGCCGTACGGCACTCCGGAGACACCCCGGGTCGCCGTACGCGGGGAGGCGCGCCTGGAGTTCGACCCGGAGATCGCCAGGATCGGCGTCGCGGTCAGCGCGCGCGGCACGGACCGGCGCAGCGCGCTGGAGGACCTCACCCGCCGCAACTCAGCCGTCCTGGACCTGATCAAGTCCTACGGCGACTCCGTGGAGAAGCTGGAGACAGGGGCGTTCTCCATCAGTCCCGAGCTCACCCGGCACGGCCGCGGCGAACGCATCCGTGCGTACCACGGCCGGGTCCACATCACCGCCGAGCTCGGGGACTTCACCGCCCTCGGCGAACTCACCACCCGCCTCGCGGACCTGGAGCTGACCCGCGTCGACGGCCCCTGGTGGGCGCTGCGTCCCGATTCCCCGGCCCACGGCGAGGCCCGCCGCCAGGCGGTGAAGGAAGCCGTCCAGCGCGCCCGCGAATACGCAGAGGCGCTGGGCGCACAGCTGGCGGCCCTGGTCGAACTGGCCGATCTGGGCGCGGAGAACGCCGTTGCGTACGACGGGCCTCCGGCGCTGGGCGGCATGCGCATGGCCGCGTACGGCGCCGAAGCCGCCGAGATGGCCCCGGCCCTCGATCTGGAGCCCCAGCGCCAGACGGTCTACGCCCAGGTCAACGCCCGCTTTACGATGACCCCGCCGCAGCTGTAG